The window ACGACCAGTAAACTGAGCAACAAGACACTACGTACTGACAGCATGGCATACATCGGTTGATGGCCTGAATCTTGCCAGCATCAGCGCCGGCTGTTCGTTCTGAAACCTGAAAAAAATAACGGAAGAACGATGCAAGGTACGAACGCCGCTGTTTATGAGGTAGCGAATTTTCAGCGTGATGTTCTGGACGCCAGCCACCGTATCCCTGTCCTGGTAGATTTCTGGGCTCCCTGGTGCGGTCCCTGTCAGATCCTGGGTCCCGTGCTGGAGCGCCTGGCCCAGAAATATGCCGGCAAGTGGAAACTGGTCAAGGTCAACACCGACGAACATCCTGAGCTGGCCATGCAATACGGCATCCGTGGCATTCCGGCGGTCAAGTTGTTTGTGAACGGGGAAGTCGTAGGCGAATTCGTAGGCGCCCTACCGGAATACGCGATCGAACAATGGCTGGCCGAAGTGTTGCCCGATGAAAATCGGGCCCAACTGGAGCAGATCGAGCAGTTGTTGGACGAAGGGAAACACGCCGAAGCAGAACTGCTGCTCCGCAAGCTGCTGGCGACTGACCCCGACAATGATAAAGCTCGAGTATTGCTGGCCCGCATTCGGGTATTCGATGATCCGGACGAAGCGGAGCGCCTGCTGGAAAACCTCGACCTTGCCGAAGCCACCTACCTGCAACAGATCGAAAGCATTCGCACGCTGATCCGGTTGCTTCGCCAAAAGAATCATCCGGAAACCCTTCCCGAAGGGACAGGCCGTGAGCTATACCGGCAAGCGATTGAGGCACTGGCCCGTAAGGACTTTAATACAACCATAGAACGACTGATCGACGTGCTTCGAAAAGATCGCTATTACGACGACGATGGAGCCCGCAAAGCCGGCGTGGCTCTCTTTACGTTGCTCGGTGCGCACCATCCGGTCACCCAACGCTGGCGCCGCACGT is drawn from Rhodothermus sp. and contains these coding sequences:
- the trxA gene encoding thioredoxin, producing MQGTNAAVYEVANFQRDVLDASHRIPVLVDFWAPWCGPCQILGPVLERLAQKYAGKWKLVKVNTDEHPELAMQYGIRGIPAVKLFVNGEVVGEFVGALPEYAIEQWLAEVLPDENRAQLEQIEQLLDEGKHAEAELLLRKLLATDPDNDKARVLLARIRVFDDPDEAERLLENLDLAEATYLQQIESIRTLIRLLRQKNHPETLPEGTGRELYRQAIEALARKDFNTTIERLIDVLRKDRYYDDDGARKAGVALFTLLGAHHPVTQRWRRTFDMWLY